The genome window ACTCCAGAACTTCGCCAGTGTCATCTTTATGCACGGGATCGCGGTGATCAAGCTCCATAGGGGCGTCTCGGAGTTTGAAATCATTACGTTCCTGCGACTGATCGGAAGCAAGCCGGCAGAGTCATGGGATGAGGGAGGGGTGCGTAGTTGTCTCGAAGTGCGACGGATTGACAACATTGAAGTGGTTGAGCTGTCGGAGAAGGACTTTTTGCTGCGTGATGAGGGGACGACTGCTCCGGCCAGCGGGGAAGGAGAGGATTCATCGGATCTCTGGGACCGTTTTGCTCTTGGTGTCTTTCAACGTCAGGATGAGGATGGAACCGGGAGAGATCCTGCCGAGCTGGAACCGGAGGCGCTCGCCCGTGCGACCAGCGCTTTCCTGGCCGGGCAGGAAAGCGAAGTTCAGCAGCGATTCATGCGCGAGGCCTCAACTTTTCTGGCTTCCCTGCAGCAGGAAAAAATCCGGAGCTATCGGATCAAGGCCCTGGAAAAGATGACCAGTTATGTGAATAATCTGCCCCCACATCTCAAGCGGCTGTTTTTGCAAAATGTCTTCAATTGCAACCTCAAGGCTGACTTTGCCGAAGATTTTTTATCGACCCTTTCTGATGATTTGATCATGGATGCCCTGGCAACCGCGGCCAAGGGAAAAAACTATGTCCCGCCGGTTGTCCTCAATCTCCTCGGCAAGCTGGCACGCAGTCGCGAACTCCTTCCGGCCGATTCCCCCCTGCTCAGCGAAAAAAAGGAAGGGGAACTGGAATTGAAGACCAGGGAACTCTTCCGCTCTGATGAGTTTGAAGAATTCGTGCCGGAGAAGTACCGGCACGCCCTTTTTCAGATCCTGCGCAGCGAGGAGATCGACGGTGGTTTTAATGAGAAATTATCCCGACTCAAGGCGACTCTGGAGGAGGAGCAGATTGAAGAACATGCCGGCGCGATTATCGTTCACATCCTCAGCCATGATGCGGATGAACTCCATCTCGCTGGTCTCTTTAATCATCTGCAAAAAATTCTCGAACTTTATGCCGAGGCCGGTGATTATTTGGCCATCGACGACATCCGGACGCGTTGCGTCGAACAGGGCGGCCCTTCCCGGCAGTCGCTTCAGCAAATTATTGAAGCCAACTCCTATCTCGAGCGGATTCTCGACGGCGCAAGCCGTTTTGGCAAAGAGAAATACGAATCTCTGGGGAATTTGATTACATCGGTCGGAACAGCCTTTGTCGATCCGATTCTCGATCGACTGGCGGAGGAGAAGAATCGTTCCATCCGTTATTTTTTTATTCAGTGTCTCAAAGGGATGGGACCTGTGGTGGCGGATCGTGCCGTTCAGAGGCTGAGGGATCCGCGGTGGTATTACCTGCGCAACCTTCTTGCGCTGTTACGGGAAGTCGGGGACCCTGCCACAATGGGGTTGATTCGCCCTCTTTTCCGGCATTCCCACCCTAAGGTTCGCCATGAAGCGCTCAAGACCGGGCTTGCCCTCAAAGACGCCCAGGCCCAGAACCTTCTTTTGGAACAGCTAGCGTCCCGGGAAAGTAGCGACATTGTTACGGCCATTGCTTTGGCACGCAACTACCCGGAACCGCGGATTTTTGCCGGACTCGCGGCCCTGCTTCAAAAGAATGAAATCTTCGACTACCGTCTGGAGCTAAAGCGCGGGGTGGTCGCGGCCCTGATCGAGATCGACCGGCGGCAGGCTCTCCCGGTGCTGCAGCGTTTTGTCGCCGGTTATAACCTCTTCCATCCCATCCTCCATGCCGGGTTTTGCCGTGATATCGGCAGCATGCTGGAAGAATTCGTGTCGCCACGGAGCACCCCTCCCACTCCGCACGCGGAAGGGAAGCCATGAAACCTGAAGCTGTGACCCCTCTCCTTGCTTTTCTGCGTTCTCTTGCCAATGCCATCGGGAGCGCCCAGCTCTATTCCGTAGAGCACCCCCAAGTGGTGGCTCTCCTCCCCCGGGCTGTCGATGCCCTGCACCACTTTGTCGGCAACGAAGCCAACAAGACGCTGGTCTTTGTTAAAGGCGTCGGTTTTCTCCAGGGGAAACCGCTGCCGCACAACCCGCATCTAGACCGGATCGCTGCTCTCTGTGATCAGCGAGGCATCGGCTTTATCCGTTTCAGTGGAGTCGTTACCGTGGCGGAGATGCGGCAACTGGTGCGAGTGCTGGTCGGAATCGAAAACACTGAAAATCTGAGTAATTCCTCAGGGAATATCTGTATCGGTGCGGTTGAAGCGCCGGAGTCAGAGGGCGATAACATCCGTGAGATTGCTTCCTTTGAGGAGCTTAGTGCCGAAGAACTGAAAGAGATCGACGAGCTCTATAATGCCTTTGGTCAGCAAAAATCATTTAATCTCAAATCGTTGGCCAGCGTCATTGCCGGCTTTATCAACGCTTTCCGCCGGGAGGCGAATCCCCTGCTGGCGCTGGTACCGTTACGTCTTCTCGATGAATACACCTTTACCCACTCGGTCAATGTCGGCATTCTAAATATCGCGCAGGGCATGTCTCTGGGGATCGAGGGGCAGTTGCTTCACGATCTCGGCATTGCCGGTCTTTTACACGATGTCGGCAAGATCTTTACCGATCAGCAACTCTTGAAGAAGCCGGCGGCGCTGACGACGGAGGAGTGGCAACTCATGAAGCGTCATCCCTCACGGGGGGCGCAATATCTCCTTAATCAGCCCGATGTCCCGAAAATTGCCGTGATCACGGCTTTTGAGCACCATATGCGATACGACCAGACCGGATACCCGCGCATGGCCGCTGGCTGGAAGCTTAGCTTGTGCAGTCAGATGACGATGATTTCCGATACCTTTGATGCTTTGCGGACGCGGCGAATTTACAAAGACTCCTGGGATTTCCCGAAAATTTCCGGGCATATGCTCAACCTTGGCGGTACGCAGCTTAATCCTGAATTGACGCTCAACTTTCTTAATGTTCTCAGGAAGATGGAAGAGAGTTCCCCGGAGCGGAGAGAGGGGGCGTGACCTGTTGCAAAAATTGCTTTGACTTACCTTCTGATTCTTCCGTAAGTTACGGCATTTAATACTGGAGAGACTCCTCATTGCTGCGAACCATCTTTTTCTACATTAACTTTTTTCCTTTTACCCTCCTTTGTATCGGCTACTTGCTGATCTCGGCGCTCCTCGGCGGCGAAGAGCGTCTGCACACCAGCGCCAGGCAATGGGCGCGGGGCTGTCTCTGGCTGGGGGGGGTGCGCCTGACGGTGGAAGGGCTCGAGCATCTCCCCCTCCACGGTCCGGCCGTTTACATGTCGAATCATCAAGGGAATTTTGACATTCCCCTCCTCTTTGCCGCCCTCCCGGTCCAGTTCCGCTGGCTGGCCAAGGCCGAACTCTTTCGCATCCCTCTTTTCGGCTTGACGATGCGCATTGCCGGCTATATTCCGGTCGAACGCAAGGACCGCCGACTGGCGATCCAGAGTATGAATAAAGCGGCGCAACAGGTGGCGGGCGGAACCTCGATCATGATCTTTCCGGAAGGAACGCGTTCCCCGGACGGGGCGTTACTCCCCTTTAAGAAGGGCGGATTTGTGCTGGCACTGCAGGCGCAGGCGCCGATTGTTCCGATCGCCATCGATGGCAGCGCCGCCTTGATGTTGAAGAGTTCGTGGCTGATCCACTCCGGGGAGGTGCATTTGCGTATCTTTCCGGCGTTGTCGACTGCGGGGCTGGGGATGAAGGAGCGCGATGCACTGATTGCGGAGGTCGAGGCGCGGATTACTTCGGCTCTTTCGTCGCCGCCGAGCGTGGCATGAAGAATTCAGGCTTTATGCCCTGGTCGCCCTTGACCGATCCGGCGACGATCCGCCTTCTGCCTTTGGGCGGACTCGGCGAAATCGGTCTGAATATGATGGCGATTGAATCGCAAGGGGCTATCCTGCTGGTCGACTGTGGCTTGATGTTTCCGGATGCCAGCATGCTCGGGGTCGATCTCGTTCTTCCCGATGTGCGGATCCTCGAAACGCGGCGAGACGATATCTGTGGCCTCCTTCTGACCCATGGCCATGAAGATCATATCGGGGCGATTCCCTACCTCCTTGATGGTCTCGGCTACCCCACGGTCTATGGCACCGAGCTGACTCTCGGGTTGTTGCGCGGCAAGCTTGTGGAACACAGTTTCAAGCAAAAGGTGGAACTGGTCACGATCCTTCCCCGCCTTTCTTTTGACCTCGGGCCGTTTCAGGTCGAGCCCTTTCGTGTCACCCACTCGGTCGCCGATGGTGTCGGTTTTGCTATTCGCACCAGCGCCGGGCTGATCGTCCATACCGGCGACTTCAAGCTTGATGCCACGCCGATCGACGGGGAGATGACCGATCTGGCCCGTCTCGCCGCTTATGGCGAAGCCGGGGTCTTTGCCCTCCTGTCCGATTCGACCAATGTTGAGCGCCCCGGCCATACCCTCTCCGAGCGCTGTGTCGGCGAAGCGTTGCGGCAGCGCTTACCGGCTTGCCGCGGCACGGTCCTGGTCGCCAGTTTCTCCTCCAATATCCATCGCATTCAACAGGTCCTGGATGCGGCCCGGCAGGTCGGCCGTAAAGTGCTGATCAACGGCCGGAGTATGGCGCAGAGTGTGGCGATCAGCCGGCAACTCGATTGTCTGCACGCTCCCGACGATCTCTTTATTGATGTTCGCGAGCTGCGGACCCTGCCGCGGGATAAGGTCCTCATCCTTTCGACCGGCAGCCAGGGGGAGCCGCGCTCTTCCCTGGCACGCATTGCCACCGACGACCATAAAGAAATCTTTCTGCAGAGCGGCGACACCGTCATCCTCTCCTCCCGATTCATCCCCGGCAACGAGAAGACCATCGCCGAGATGATCAATCATCTCTTCCGCCGCGGTGCCGATGTCTGGTATGAAGGGGCGAACGGCATGCACGTCTCCGGTCATGCCAGCCAGGAGGAGCTGACGCAGATGATCGCTCTGACCCGGCCCCGTTACTTTGTGCCGGTGCACGGCGATTACCG of Deltaproteobacteria bacterium HGW-Deltaproteobacteria-4 contains these proteins:
- a CDS encoding HD family phosphohydrolase, which gives rise to MKPEAVTPLLAFLRSLANAIGSAQLYSVEHPQVVALLPRAVDALHHFVGNEANKTLVFVKGVGFLQGKPLPHNPHLDRIAALCDQRGIGFIRFSGVVTVAEMRQLVRVLVGIENTENLSNSSGNICIGAVEAPESEGDNIREIASFEELSAEELKEIDELYNAFGQQKSFNLKSLASVIAGFINAFRREANPLLALVPLRLLDEYTFTHSVNVGILNIAQGMSLGIEGQLLHDLGIAGLLHDVGKIFTDQQLLKKPAALTTEEWQLMKRHPSRGAQYLLNQPDVPKIAVITAFEHHMRYDQTGYPRMAAGWKLSLCSQMTMISDTFDALRTRRIYKDSWDFPKISGHMLNLGGTQLNPELTLNFLNVLRKMEESSPERREGA
- a CDS encoding 1-acyl-sn-glycerol-3-phosphate acyltransferase → MLRTIFFYINFFPFTLLCIGYLLISALLGGEERLHTSARQWARGCLWLGGVRLTVEGLEHLPLHGPAVYMSNHQGNFDIPLLFAALPVQFRWLAKAELFRIPLFGLTMRIAGYIPVERKDRRLAIQSMNKAAQQVAGGTSIMIFPEGTRSPDGALLPFKKGGFVLALQAQAPIVPIAIDGSAALMLKSSWLIHSGEVHLRIFPALSTAGLGMKERDALIAEVEARITSALSSPPSVA
- a CDS encoding ribonuclease J; amino-acid sequence: MPWSPLTDPATIRLLPLGGLGEIGLNMMAIESQGAILLVDCGLMFPDASMLGVDLVLPDVRILETRRDDICGLLLTHGHEDHIGAIPYLLDGLGYPTVYGTELTLGLLRGKLVEHSFKQKVELVTILPRLSFDLGPFQVEPFRVTHSVADGVGFAIRTSAGLIVHTGDFKLDATPIDGEMTDLARLAAYGEAGVFALLSDSTNVERPGHTLSERCVGEALRQRLPACRGTVLVASFSSNIHRIQQVLDAARQVGRKVLINGRSMAQSVAISRQLDCLHAPDDLFIDVRELRTLPRDKVLILSTGSQGEPRSSLARIATDDHKEIFLQSGDTVILSSRFIPGNEKTIAEMINHLFRRGADVWYEGANGMHVSGHASQEELTQMIALTRPRYFVPVHGDYRHLVRHAQLAESLRMAGLEAIVIDNGQPLLLNANGFRRETRVHTGRIYVDGKGVGDLGPGELRDRRHLASHGVVAVFLTLSDDGRIMAGPELLTRGFVGEEGGQDCLADATEIVRELVANHFESGALLPAELTIEIRKGLGRYFNRSMARRPVILPLLIMQP